From the genome of Bacteroides sp. MSB163, one region includes:
- a CDS encoding SusC/RagA family TonB-linked outer membrane protein, which translates to MKYDLLSSAKTLQITYIGMQAQDVAIKPNVKVIMKSDTEMLDEVMVIAYGTTKKESFTGSAEVIKSEKLKERPVANVTKALDGMVAGVQTTSGSGQPGSGSSVVVRGYGSINSSQSPLYVVDGVPYDGNISAINPNDIETMTVLKDASAGALYGSRGANGVIMITTKKGNSGKVKVNLKANWGVSSRAIPRYETMDEAGYLETIFQSYKNNQIINGGVSPELAGVAALEAMKSGSTAMLGQNEQYNPFNYSITELIDPVTGKVRSDAKLRYSEDWMDEALKSNPLRQEYVASFSGGSDKTKYMFSLGYLDEEGLLKTTKFNRYNGRLNIDSEVTNWLKAGMSANYSRNESNTAVENSSGSSNVWYSAQLMAPIFPVFEKDANGATVYDNLGNAVFDYGKNRPAGASSEWNTIATLYDDMYSTQSDNLSGRVYAELGDLKNTFLQGLKFSVNYGFDLINSAGATYYNPYNGNSVAVKGTIQKATARTFSYTFNQLLTYDRKFGDHHFEALVGHEFYKYRYDYLSATKTGFPFGGLYELDAATTITGASSYQNNYAVQSVLSRLNYDFADKYYLSASFRTDGSSRFYKDNRWGKFWSVGGNWRISHESFMSDITWINNLSLKASYGIQGNDAILNGTKQNFYAWQSFYDLGYANSSMSGAAVTSLENKELKWEKNANLNIGIEAKLFDRVSATIEWYQRKTTDMLMSFPMATSLGFDGYNKNVGSMRNTGIDLTLGIDIFKDTPFTWNLTLLGSTIKNKVLQLADKPEIISGSYIIREGETLYSFYTATAAGVDPATGEQLYWAWDTDENGVKGKKYITNDMAKATACKEIQGSRIPDLYGSINNTFKYKGFDLSILCTYSIGGKVLDGIYNTLLYGNYVGQAKSKMLERAWRNPGDITDIPRIEIGKSYIVTDNSLIDASYFAIKNIALGYSLPSKWMKSIGFDSARLTATADNVVLFNHLKGMDPQYNFTGGTDFGYVPVRTISFGIDITF; encoded by the coding sequence ATTAAATACGACTTACTTAGTTCTGCGAAAACGCTTCAGATTACGTATATTGGTATGCAGGCACAGGACGTTGCAATAAAACCGAATGTAAAGGTTATTATGAAGTCGGATACTGAAATGCTGGATGAAGTAATGGTCATAGCCTATGGTACCACAAAGAAAGAGTCTTTTACTGGTTCTGCGGAAGTTATCAAGTCTGAGAAGTTAAAAGAAAGACCAGTTGCAAACGTTACGAAAGCATTGGACGGTATGGTTGCCGGTGTGCAAACTACTTCAGGTTCAGGGCAGCCGGGATCAGGCTCTTCTGTAGTAGTCCGTGGTTATGGCTCTATCAATTCATCACAATCACCGTTGTATGTAGTGGATGGTGTTCCCTATGATGGTAACATTTCAGCAATCAATCCTAATGACATTGAAACGATGACAGTTCTTAAAGACGCTTCTGCTGGTGCACTTTATGGTTCTCGTGGTGCGAATGGTGTGATCATGATTACTACCAAAAAAGGTAATTCCGGTAAGGTAAAAGTGAACCTGAAAGCAAATTGGGGTGTTTCCTCACGCGCTATTCCACGTTATGAAACGATGGACGAAGCCGGTTATTTAGAAACAATCTTCCAGTCATATAAGAATAATCAGATTATCAATGGTGGAGTTTCTCCGGAGTTGGCGGGTGTTGCCGCATTAGAGGCTATGAAAAGCGGATCCACTGCTATGCTGGGCCAGAATGAACAGTATAACCCTTTTAATTATAGTATTACAGAACTGATCGATCCTGTGACAGGAAAGGTACGTAGTGATGCCAAATTGAGATATAGTGAGGACTGGATGGATGAAGCTTTAAAAAGCAATCCTTTACGTCAAGAATATGTTGCCTCGTTCAGTGGTGGAAGCGACAAAACCAAATATATGTTTTCTTTAGGTTATCTTGATGAAGAAGGTCTGTTAAAGACAACAAAATTCAATCGGTATAATGGACGTTTGAATATAGATTCTGAAGTTACGAACTGGTTAAAAGCCGGAATGAGCGCCAACTACTCTCGTAATGAGAGCAATACAGCCGTTGAAAATTCATCCGGCTCATCCAATGTTTGGTACAGTGCACAATTAATGGCTCCTATTTTTCCTGTCTTTGAGAAAGATGCCAATGGTGCTACGGTTTATGACAATTTGGGAAATGCCGTTTTTGACTATGGTAAAAACAGACCGGCCGGTGCTAGTTCAGAGTGGAACACAATTGCTACCTTATATGATGATATGTATTCTACCCAAAGCGATAACCTGAGCGGACGTGTATATGCGGAACTAGGTGATTTGAAAAATACATTCCTGCAAGGATTGAAATTCTCTGTTAATTATGGCTTTGACTTAATCAATTCAGCCGGAGCAACTTATTATAATCCATACAACGGCAACTCTGTAGCCGTAAAAGGTACTATACAAAAAGCTACTGCACGTACATTCAGCTATACTTTCAATCAATTGTTGACATACGATAGAAAGTTCGGTGATCATCATTTTGAAGCTTTGGTTGGACATGAGTTTTATAAATACAGATATGATTATTTGTCAGCAACCAAGACAGGATTCCCATTTGGTGGACTTTATGAACTGGATGCAGCTACAACGATTACAGGAGCATCTTCTTATCAGAACAATTATGCAGTTCAGTCTGTGTTATCACGTTTGAATTATGACTTTGCCGATAAGTATTACCTTTCTGCCAGTTTTCGTACCGATGGTTCTTCTCGTTTCTATAAGGATAACCGTTGGGGTAAGTTCTGGTCGGTCGGTGGTAACTGGCGTATCTCCCACGAATCTTTCATGAGTGACATTACTTGGATTAATAATCTGTCATTAAAGGCCAGCTACGGTATACAGGGTAATGATGCCATATTGAATGGTACCAAACAGAATTTTTATGCTTGGCAGTCATTTTATGATTTGGGTTATGCAAACTCGTCGATGAGCGGCGCAGCCGTAACATCCTTGGAAAATAAAGAATTGAAATGGGAAAAAAATGCTAATCTGAATATTGGTATTGAAGCAAAATTGTTTGATCGTGTTTCTGCTACTATCGAATGGTATCAACGTAAGACTACAGATATGTTAATGTCATTCCCAATGGCAACTTCACTCGGTTTTGATGGCTACAACAAGAACGTTGGTAGCATGCGTAATACAGGTATTGACCTCACATTGGGGATTGATATCTTTAAAGACACTCCGTTTACCTGGAACTTAACGCTCCTTGGCTCTACGATTAAGAATAAAGTTTTGCAACTGGCGGATAAACCGGAAATCATTTCCGGATCTTATATCATTCGCGAAGGTGAGACTTTATATTCATTCTATACTGCAACTGCCGCTGGTGTTGACCCCGCAACTGGAGAACAACTGTATTGGGCATGGGATACCGATGAAAACGGAGTTAAGGGCAAGAAGTATATAACTAACGATATGGCCAAGGCTACTGCATGTAAAGAAATTCAGGGTAGCCGTATTCCCGATTTATATGGTTCCATTAATAATACATTCAAATATAAAGGATTTGATTTGAGTATCCTTTGTACATATTCTATTGGTGGTAAAGTGCTGGATGGTATTTATAATACCTTATTATATGGCAATTATGTAGGGCAGGCAAAGAGTAAAATGCTGGAACGCGCATGGAGAAATCCGGGAGATATCACAGACATCCCACGTATTGAAATCGGAAAGAGTTACATTGTTACTGATAACAGTTTGATTGACGCTTCCTATTTTGCTATTAAAAATATTGCTTTAGGATATTCTCTGCCTTCAAAGTGGATGAAATCTATCGGATTCGATTCTGCACGCCTGACTGCAACGGCAGACAATGTTGTGCTGTTCAATCACCTGAAAGGTATGGACCCTCAATATAACTTCACTGGGGGAACGGATTTTGGTTACGTACCTGTCAGAACAATTTCATTCGGAATTGATATCACTTTCTAA
- a CDS encoding RagB/SusD family nutrient uptake outer membrane protein, whose protein sequence is MKKILNKLFTGSLLACMVLVSSCAGDYLDTAPTDSTGASDAVGTTANAMKALNGIAKIMTTQQYYFGQGFAGENNIMAHYENYPSENYLYNMYASGWSPIHNQEFHTRTNSIYDAYAWYYYYTIIGNANTILANIDNAEGLQTEKDFVKASALTFRAYAFEKLVHYYCWRWQDSNNGASQGLVLRIDESTGGQGYATLAETYAQIYKDLDEAIALYNQSGMDRDAAQVWMPNVNVAHAVYARAAITKQDYTKALSEAKLARQNYPLMSNAEYQSGFCNPTTEWIFGCFGGSQENNWYWSYGTQFACNGYYASANNTGAGAIGRELINRIPDNDARKALFLTEDKFPGYDFNDGSAMDLTYGILGLGKGEEADLLWEDAAEYCQRMAVSGLAAPYQSGYMYLGGQLKFYVFDTPGVSYLPFIRSSEMVLIEAEANYFLNNEPDAQAALIELNATSGRNPEYTCTKTGEALWNEIMDYRELELWGEGFAWSDYKRWNRSVVRKGFADGGNAHISIAKTIPADGANKWTWDVPLNETDYNDELNLAGK, encoded by the coding sequence ATGAAAAAAATACTCAATAAATTGTTTACAGGTAGCCTATTGGCATGTATGGTGTTAGTGTCCTCCTGTGCCGGTGACTATTTGGATACCGCTCCTACCGATTCAACGGGAGCATCCGATGCCGTAGGGACCACGGCAAATGCAATGAAAGCATTGAACGGTATAGCCAAAATTATGACTACACAGCAGTATTATTTTGGTCAGGGATTTGCAGGCGAAAACAACATCATGGCTCATTATGAAAACTACCCGAGCGAGAATTACTTATATAATATGTATGCTTCCGGATGGTCACCTATTCATAATCAAGAATTCCATACACGCACTAACTCTATTTATGACGCATACGCATGGTACTACTATTATACTATCATTGGTAATGCGAACACTATTCTTGCCAATATTGATAATGCCGAAGGACTTCAAACTGAAAAAGATTTTGTCAAGGCTTCAGCACTGACTTTCCGCGCATACGCTTTCGAAAAGTTAGTGCACTATTACTGTTGGCGATGGCAGGATTCCAATAACGGTGCTTCACAAGGACTCGTGCTCCGTATTGATGAATCTACTGGCGGACAAGGCTATGCTACTCTGGCTGAGACGTATGCTCAAATCTACAAAGACTTGGATGAAGCAATTGCCTTGTATAACCAAAGTGGTATGGACCGTGATGCCGCACAAGTATGGATGCCGAATGTAAATGTTGCTCATGCAGTCTATGCTCGTGCTGCTATAACTAAACAAGATTACACCAAAGCTCTGTCCGAAGCCAAACTTGCTCGCCAAAACTATCCGCTTATGAGTAACGCTGAATATCAATCCGGTTTCTGCAATCCGACGACTGAATGGATTTTCGGTTGTTTCGGCGGTTCGCAAGAAAATAATTGGTATTGGAGTTATGGTACTCAGTTTGCTTGTAACGGATATTATGCGAGTGCAAACAATACTGGTGCTGGTGCCATTGGGCGTGAGCTTATCAACCGCATCCCGGACAATGATGCCCGCAAAGCGCTGTTCTTGACGGAAGACAAATTCCCCGGTTATGATTTTAATGATGGCTCAGCCATGGATTTGACTTACGGTATTCTTGGACTGGGTAAAGGCGAAGAAGCAGACTTGCTTTGGGAAGACGCCGCAGAGTATTGCCAGAGAATGGCGGTAAGTGGACTTGCCGCACCTTATCAATCTGGCTATATGTATTTGGGTGGACAGTTGAAATTCTATGTATTTGATACTCCGGGGGTAAGCTATCTGCCTTTCATTCGTTCATCAGAAATGGTATTGATTGAAGCGGAAGCTAACTACTTCTTGAACAATGAACCGGATGCACAAGCCGCTCTGATAGAGTTGAATGCTACCTCTGGACGTAATCCTGAATATACTTGTACTAAAACCGGTGAAGCCCTCTGGAACGAAATCATGGATTATCGTGAACTTGAACTTTGGGGTGAAGGCTTTGCCTGGAGCGATTACAAAAGATGGAATCGTTCTGTAGTGCGTAAAGGATTCGCTGATGGAGGTAATGCACATATTTCCATTGCGAAAACGATCCCAGCTGATGGTGCAAATAAATGGACCTGGG
- a CDS encoding RagB/SusD family nutrient uptake outer membrane protein, with protein sequence MKKVLYIFSLIGLLAFSSCADELNTEPTDKVSGSTIFADASSAETAINGVYRMLYVAGWSSNWGSENCGQTAIQLLGDLMAEDHLMKEQGQGWFYEDYRLNVHGDYSNKAGRPYSIWNFYYTIVSNVNYIIASENTMGGDPELKNSVVGQAYAMRAFAYYYLIQLYQQTYKGHEDAPGVPLYAGATVAGSEGSPRGTVQGVYTQINSDIEKAIDLLGSISNKVQTHVSHIDYYVANGIKARICLTQHDYAGAAMAAAEALKKPSLKIATIAELGGNNSVKTADVLWGMEIIADQSSGFASFFSHMDADAPGMYASKARQCISTGLYKLISDTDERKTAWFRGAIPSDEEKTASSYTSYCQIKFKMADYTTRTGDYLLMRAEEMILIKAEAECHQKEYGAARTTIKTLGNARDSKFEERLAARTDANTYNSDTNAPLETLMDEILFQRRVELWGEVGRIFDMQRLGLGYNRNYEGSNHTEKVTTKNTNAASPLFILPLPQSEIDGNENITSADQNPIVQ encoded by the coding sequence ATGAAAAAAGTATTATATATATTTTCTTTAATCGGCCTTCTTGCATTCAGCTCATGTGCCGATGAATTGAATACGGAACCGACTGACAAGGTATCAGGTTCTACGATATTTGCAGATGCAAGTAGCGCAGAAACTGCTATAAATGGTGTATACCGTATGTTATATGTAGCAGGGTGGAGTTCAAACTGGGGCTCAGAAAACTGCGGACAGACAGCTATTCAATTGCTTGGAGATCTGATGGCTGAGGATCATTTAATGAAAGAGCAGGGGCAAGGCTGGTTTTATGAAGATTATCGTTTGAATGTTCATGGAGACTACTCAAACAAAGCTGGACGTCCTTATTCTATTTGGAACTTCTATTATACTATCGTTAGTAATGTAAATTATATCATTGCTTCAGAAAACACAATGGGAGGGGATCCGGAACTTAAGAACAGCGTTGTAGGACAGGCCTATGCCATGCGTGCGTTTGCTTATTACTATCTGATACAATTATACCAACAAACGTATAAAGGACATGAGGATGCACCCGGTGTACCTTTGTATGCAGGGGCAACGGTTGCCGGTTCGGAGGGAAGCCCTCGTGGAACCGTTCAGGGGGTTTATACTCAAATCAATTCTGATATAGAGAAAGCTATTGATCTGTTAGGAAGTATCAGCAATAAAGTGCAAACGCATGTATCTCATATAGATTACTATGTAGCTAATGGCATTAAAGCCCGTATCTGCCTCACTCAACATGACTATGCAGGTGCTGCGATGGCAGCTGCTGAAGCCTTAAAGAAACCTTCATTGAAAATTGCTACTATAGCCGAATTGGGCGGGAATAATAGTGTAAAAACAGCTGATGTTTTGTGGGGAATGGAAATTATAGCCGATCAGTCCAGTGGTTTTGCAAGCTTCTTCTCGCATATGGATGCTGATGCGCCGGGTATGTATGCTTCTAAAGCACGCCAATGCATAAGCACAGGGTTGTATAAACTGATTTCTGATACAGATGAGCGTAAAACAGCGTGGTTCCGTGGGGCCATTCCTTCTGATGAAGAAAAAACAGCTTCATCTTATACGAGTTATTGCCAAATTAAGTTTAAAATGGCAGATTACACAACCCGTACAGGTGATTATTTACTTATGAGAGCAGAAGAGATGATATTAATTAAGGCTGAAGCCGAATGTCATCAGAAAGAATATGGTGCTGCCCGTACCACAATAAAAACTTTAGGAAACGCGAGAGATAGTAAGTTTGAGGAACGTTTAGCTGCCCGTACAGATGCAAATACTTATAATTCTGACACTAATGCTCCTTTGGAAACATTAATGGATGAGATTTTATTCCAACGTCGTGTGGAACTTTGGGGTGAAGTGGGACGTATCTTTGATATGCAGCGTTTAGGTTTGGGGTATAATCGTAATTATGAAGGCTCTAATCATACAGAGAAGGTAACGACAAAGAACACTAATGCCGCTTCTCCATTATTTATCCTTCCTCTGCCGCAGTCTGAAATAGATGGTAATGAGAATATTACCTCTGCGGATCAGAATCCTATAGTTCAATAA
- a CDS encoding site-specific integrase, producing MNKIIYSLVYNRKKNLNKRGVALVQVEAYLNRKKKYFSTKVYLRPDQWDAKKLLVKNHPNADALNRLIYEFMAMIEKRELELWQQGKPITLEILKEVLSEQQEQEDKSSFIPFFKHEVMTSNLKESTKRNHLSTLALLQDFKKNVTFSDLTFEFVSSFEYFLQSKGYHTNTIAKHMKHLKRHINVAINKEYMDIQKYAFRKYKIKTVENGHTHLSPEELEKMETLQLTGRYMKYQKTLDAFLFCCYAGMRYSDFVNMKSENIIEMHQETWLIYKSIKTGTEVRLPLYLLFNGKGIRILNKYQADLQDFFHLRDNSNVNKELIIIARLAGLSKKVSFHTARHTNATLLIYNGVNITTVQKLLGHKSVKTTQIYTNVMDMTIISDLEKNHSLAHRKKGK from the coding sequence ATGAACAAGATTATTTACAGTTTAGTGTACAACCGGAAAAAGAACCTTAATAAACGAGGCGTAGCTTTAGTACAGGTTGAGGCTTACTTGAACAGGAAGAAAAAGTATTTCTCGACTAAAGTCTATCTGAGACCAGACCAATGGGATGCGAAAAAACTGCTGGTAAAGAACCATCCTAATGCAGATGCCTTAAATCGATTGATTTATGAGTTCATGGCAATGATAGAAAAGCGCGAACTTGAGCTCTGGCAACAGGGTAAACCTATCACTTTAGAGATATTGAAGGAGGTGCTTTCTGAACAACAAGAACAGGAAGATAAATCCTCGTTTATACCTTTCTTTAAGCACGAGGTCATGACTTCGAACCTAAAAGAAAGTACCAAACGCAATCATCTCTCTACGCTTGCGCTATTGCAAGATTTTAAAAAGAATGTGACATTCTCTGATTTAACTTTTGAGTTTGTATCTTCATTTGAATACTTTCTGCAATCGAAGGGATATCATACTAATACTATAGCTAAACATATGAAGCATTTAAAGCGGCATATCAACGTAGCCATCAATAAGGAGTATATGGATATACAAAAATATGCCTTCAGAAAATACAAGATAAAGACTGTAGAAAATGGGCATACGCATTTGTCTCCGGAAGAACTAGAAAAAATGGAAACCTTGCAATTGACCGGAAGATATATGAAATACCAGAAAACATTGGATGCGTTTTTGTTCTGTTGCTATGCAGGTATGAGATATTCCGATTTTGTTAATATGAAGTCAGAAAACATTATAGAGATGCATCAAGAGACTTGGTTAATCTATAAGTCTATCAAAACCGGTACGGAAGTTCGGCTTCCATTATACTTACTGTTTAACGGGAAGGGGATCCGGATTTTGAATAAATATCAGGCAGATCTACAAGATTTCTTCCATTTGAGAGATAATTCGAATGTGAATAAAGAGTTGATAATCATTGCCCGATTAGCCGGGTTATCTAAAAAAGTGTCATTCCATACAGCGCGACATACCAATGCAACGTTATTGATTTATAATGGTGTTAATATTACAACCGTGCAGAAGCTTTTAGGACATAAGAGTGTGAAAACCACGCAAATATACACTAATGTTATGGATATGACGATAATAAGTGATTTGGAAAAAAACCACTCATTGGCTCACCGTAAAAAAGGGAAATAA